Within Cellulophaga sp. L1A9, the genomic segment CACCCGGATAGCCCACAAAAATGTCTGCCATGGGCACATCAATTTGTGGCTCTTCTTCACGTGGAATTAAAAACGAACTATACACACCAACTACCATAAATACAATCATCAAAAGCACTGTAAGCTTCGATTGCATAAAGACTTTGGCAATTTTACCTGCGATTCCTTCTTTCATATTCCTGTCCCTAACCCTTTCCAAAGGAAAGAGAAATGTTATGGGTTATTTTTAGTTAATATTTATTTTTTCAGAGTTTAAAGATGCCTCTTCAAACTGACAACAACGAGTACTTATAGCGTATATATCACTTAGTTTCCATACTGGCTTCCTTCCCTTTGGGAAGGATGGAGGATGGGATAATTTTGGCTCCATTAAACAATTTACCATCAGCAGAAACGATATACGCTTCGTCTGAATTTAAACCAGATAATACCTCTACTTGATTGCCAAAAGTTCTTCCTAAGCGCAACCATCGTAGCATTGCAGTGTTACTCTGACTTACGGTATACACCCCAGATAATTGTCCGTTAGTTATAATTACATCGGTAGGGATTAACACCATGGCCGATTTTGCTTTTCGTTCTACAGGAAATTGCACCGTTGTAAACATTCCTGATAAAATGTGAGCATCTGTTTTATCTAAAGCTATTTTTACTAAGTATTGTCCGCCTGTGTTTTTAGCAGATGTACTTACTTCTGTAACTTTTCCTTTTATGGTTTTATTAATAGATTTTACCAATACAGCGACAGTGCTTCCTTTTTCAATTTCAGAAATTTCAGATTCAGGAACCATAGCCATCACCTCAAAATGACCTGGTGTTTCTATGCTTATTAATGGTGCGCCAGGATTTGCCATATTTCCTGCTTCCACATTTTTGCTGGTTACGGTTCCATCAAAAGGAGCCGTAATATTACTGTAAGCAAATTGTGCATTTACTTCATTTTTCATTTGGTTGGCAGCTTCTAAACGTGCCTTTGCCATTTCATAATTTGCCGTCATATCGTCCATCTCTTTTTGAGAAGCACTATTTTCTGAAAATAAATTTTTAAAACGATTGTAGTCTTTTTGAGCATTATTAAAAGCAGCAGTAGCTTCTGTAATTCCTGCATTTACTTGCGCTCTCTTGGCCTGTAAATCGCTATTGTTAATAGAAACTAACAATTGCCCTTTACGTACTTTATCTCCAACGTTTATGTGTACTTTATTTACGTACCCCATCATTCTAGTGCTTAAATCTGCACTATTAGTGGCTTGGATTTTTCCGCTTACACTTAAAAAAGGACTAGTGCCATTCGTTTCTACTTGACTCACTTCTACATGAATTGCGGGTGAATTATCTGCAACAGGCTTCTTGTCTTCACTGCCACAACTAGCAACTAACAATGCGAAAGAAAATGCTACGATGGTATATGTTTTTTTCATTTTATATTTTATTTTATTTTTTCTTTCCCTAACGCTCTTCAAAGCAAAAGGAACTCGTATGTTTTAAGTATTGGTACCTTCCCCTTCGAAAGATTAAGGCAATAATTTATTTCGTTAAAAATTGTAAATAAGCTTGTGCGTAATTGTATTCAAAAATAGTTTGGTAATATTCCAATTGTTTTTGAGCATATTGGGTATCGGCGAGTAATAAATCTGATGTTTTTTCTAAACCTTCCTTAAACCTATTGGTTCTAATACGCAATGATTCTTCTGATTGTTCCATGGCTAATGCACTCAGTTTTAATTTATTTTTGGAATCTAAAAAAGAACGTTTTGCTTTATTTAATTCTAAATTACTTTGTGATACATATTGATTGTATTCTAATTTAGATTTTTCGAATTCGGACTTACTTTTTTGCACTTTGCCAAAACGTTTCGCCCCTTGAAAAATATCCCAGCTTAATTGTGCACCAAATAGGTATCCATTGGCATCGCCTTGAAAAATTTGATCGTCATACAATTCATAACTACCAAAGGCATTTAATCGTGGCAGAAAGGCCATTTTATCTGCTTTATTCATGGCTTCATAAGCATTTGACGCTAATTGCATCGCTTTAATATCTGAACGGTTTTCAGAAATTGTCTTATCTTCAATAGTCAACGTAGAAACGGTTAATTCATCAGCAGGTATGTATACTACATAGGTTTTATCATTCATTAAAAATGATAAATAATTAGATGCATTTTGAACATTACTCTTAGCGGTTTGTAATTGATTTTGAATTTCGGTAACACGTACTTCAACATTCAATACATCTGCACGTTGTAAATACCCTTGTTTAAAACTATCATCTGCTAATTTTTTATTAGCATTTGCAGCGTCTAAGGCTTTTTCTAAAACCTCCACTGCTTTGTAAGCTAATTGTAATTGCATGTATGCTTTATCGACTTCAAATACTAAATAATCTTGTGTACGTTCTGTCTTTAAAGACATAGCGTCCATTTTAGATTTAGCAGCTTTACGCTGATAAAGTCCGTCGAAATTTATTAATGGTTGCTGAATTTCAAATTTTGTAGCGTAATTTTCAATTTGGGAAGGATCATTTAATAATGCTGGACTAAAATCATTTGCTGTTAAAATTTCCTGATTTAATTTAGATCCAAAAGCCATTAAAGGATTTGTGGTTGCCATTGCAGTGTGACTTGCTGTAATGTTGGGTAAAAACACAGCATTGGTTTGTCTATAATCTGCTTGAGCTTGAGTGAATTCTTCTTCTGAAATTTTAATAGCTGTATTATGGTCAGACACTTTAGTCTGGACTTCAGTTTTAGTAATTGGCACTAATTCTTGTGCATGCAAAAATAGAGAGCCAAAACATAAAATGAGCATTGGTAAGTATGTTGTTTTTTTCATGCTATATAATTTTCTGAGACAAAAATACATTAGTAAATAACCGAAGTCAGTAACAAAGGTTACTTAACAAAAAGTGCCCTTTTTTTAATTAAAGAATGCTAATTATTTAACTGTTAAAAATTTAATCTTTTTCAAAACATACCGCTAACTCCTAACCTCAAATTAATCCCTTGTTTCTATATCTTCTTTAACTAAAATATTTTCAATAATTAACTCGGCTGCGTTAAGAAGTAAAACTAGGTTTATATTAAATGAAAATGCTTTCGGTTAATGTACCGACCAATTAGAAAAACGCAATTCAATCTCCATAAAATTGAGTTTTATATTACTTTTTTTAGCTAGTACTATAAATGTAAAGCAAGACAGTCGTAAATAAAATGACCTAAGTCATTCAGCTCTTTTTTAGGCTGTTAGTAGCTTTTATTTAAAAAAAAAAAGCATCCATAATTTCTTATAAATGCCTTTTCAATTATCAACTAAAAAACAGATAGCAACATCAATTAACTTTTCTAGTGCCTCCATGTCCGCCTGCAACTACAAGCATTATTTTTATACTTAAATAAATAAATTTAAAAAACTGAATGATGGGGTTCATCATTTTAAATTTTTGATATTTTGATATTCTTTGTGTCATGTTATTTTATATTTTCATTTGCTAAATACGGATACTGAATACTTTGTTTATTCAGGAATCTCTTTTAAAAAGTTTTATTCCTATTCAGGAATTAACCACCAAAATGGTCGCATTTTAGCTTTATAAATAAAGGCATAGTGCAACGCCAATTTCAGCCAATGCCCTGCTAAACCAATTTCTCCAAATGTTTTTCCTAATTGTCTTCCTTGAGTTTTCGGGTATTTTTCATAATCTGGAACAATTGGAAATGTAGTGATGCTTACACCACTTCCTTTAGTGATACCATAACCCGCAGAAGCAATACAAGCGGCTCCCATATTACCTAAACTCCCTTTGTGATTCAAGGATTCTTTTCCGCCTTTTATAGAATCTATAATATTGTCGGCCACCAATTTTGCGGTCATACCAGATGGCATTCCAGTACGTGGTGGTGCAGGGGAAATAGCTGTACCGTTTTTGCTCATTCTAGGTTTAGAAATAGCATGTGGAGGAGCAAAGGCAATTCCTGGGGCGAAAATATTTTTATAACTTGGGTTTTGATAGGTTTCTGGCCAATCTTTAACGGACCATTCTTCGTAAGGTTTTGGTGTGTAATCAGCATCAACTAACATAAACCCTTTAAAAAGTTTTTCTGTAATGTCGTTTTCATTTTTATCATAGGCTTTAAAACCATGACCAGAAAATGAAGGTATTAACATGGCGAAATCATAAGCTTCTGTTTTATATTCTCCATCTAAATTTTCGTAATGTGCAATTCCATCTTCAATCTTGTTAACTCCAGCTCCAAGAATCCATTTTATATCGCGATCTTCAAAAATCATTTCAACCATTTCATGAGATTTCATGGTCATGCTTCCGTAACTTAATAACATAC encodes:
- a CDS encoding efflux RND transporter periplasmic adaptor subunit, which produces MKKTYTIVAFSFALLVASCGSEDKKPVADNSPAIHVEVSQVETNGTSPFLSVSGKIQATNSADLSTRMMGYVNKVHINVGDKVRKGQLLVSINNSDLQAKRAQVNAGITEATAAFNNAQKDYNRFKNLFSENSASQKEMDDMTANYEMAKARLEAANQMKNEVNAQFAYSNITAPFDGTVTSKNVEAGNMANPGAPLISIETPGHFEVMAMVPESEISEIEKGSTVAVLVKSINKTIKGKVTEVSTSAKNTGGQYLVKIALDKTDAHILSGMFTTVQFPVERKAKSAMVLIPTDVIITNGQLSGVYTVSQSNTAMLRWLRLGRTFGNQVEVLSGLNSDEAYIVSADGKLFNGAKIIPSSILPKGKEASMETK
- a CDS encoding TolC family protein, whose product is MKKTTYLPMLILCFGSLFLHAQELVPITKTEVQTKVSDHNTAIKISEEEFTQAQADYRQTNAVFLPNITASHTAMATTNPLMAFGSKLNQEILTANDFSPALLNDPSQIENYATKFEIQQPLINFDGLYQRKAAKSKMDAMSLKTERTQDYLVFEVDKAYMQLQLAYKAVEVLEKALDAANANKKLADDSFKQGYLQRADVLNVEVRVTEIQNQLQTAKSNVQNASNYLSFLMNDKTYVVYIPADELTVSTLTIEDKTISENRSDIKAMQLASNAYEAMNKADKMAFLPRLNAFGSYELYDDQIFQGDANGYLFGAQLSWDIFQGAKRFGKVQKSKSEFEKSKLEYNQYVSQSNLELNKAKRSFLDSKNKLKLSALAMEQSEESLRIRTNRFKEGLEKTSDLLLADTQYAQKQLEYYQTIFEYNYAQAYLQFLTK
- a CDS encoding NAD(P)/FAD-dependent oxidoreductase; translation: MSKIVILGAGISGHVAASHLRRKLSKNHEIIVVSPNSNYQWVPSNIWVGIGRMNSDKIHFPLAPLYKKKGIGYKQAKAIAFFPEGDKNEEKPYVLSEYVAGENKGQQEKVTYDYLINATGPKLNFEATEGLIPGQNKTYSVCTYAHSDHAWEGLNNVIQEMKSGKKVKILIGTGHAKSTCQGAAFEYILNVEQELREHNVRDMAEVTWISNEYQLGDFGMDGMLLSYGSMTMKSHEMVEMIFEDRDIKWILGAGVNKIEDGIAHYENLDGEYKTEAYDFAMLIPSFSGHGFKAYDKNENDITEKLFKGFMLVDADYTPKPYEEWSVKDWPETYQNPSYKNIFAPGIAFAPPHAISKPRMSKNGTAISPAPPRTGMPSGMTAKLVADNIIDSIKGGKESLNHKGSLGNMGAACIASAGYGITKGSGVSITTFPIVPDYEKYPKTQGRQLGKTFGEIGLAGHWLKLALHYAFIYKAKMRPFWWLIPE